In Caldisericota bacterium, the genomic stretch AGATAAACTTTTGCAGGATATTTTTTTGGTGCTTGGAATTAAAAAACTTGGTAAAATAGAAGAAAAGGTAAATGTTTCATTTAAGGACGAGCTTATGACATTAGCTGAAGAGCTAAAGAAAGAAAAAGAGTTAGCAGAAGCGATTTCTTCTATTTCTATGGAGGAGGAAGTCTCTGATATAATTAAGAAACTCATTGATATCCGATGGGATTTAAAAAATGAGAAGAAATTTAAATTAGCTGACTTGATTAGAAATCGGTTAAAAGATACAGGCGTTGTTTTAGAAGACACAAGTACAGGGACGACGTATAAGCTTATTTATACAAGAGGTGAAGAAAATGAAAAATAAGGATAAGGCTAAAAAAGATCAATTTATTGTAGGAAAAAGAGCAGTTCTTGAAGCTTTGCGAGTTCAATATCCTGTGAAGGTTTTAGTTATTGAAAGATCAAAGGCAGAGAACAGAGATGAAATTATGCGGAATATATATCGTCTTGCAAAAAGGCAAGACATAAAGATTTTAGAAAGAGATGAAAGTTGGTTCAGAAGAAGATTTCATGTGTTAAACCCGCAAGGCGTAGTAGGTGTGGGCGACCCCTATAAATTTGCAGAAATTGAGGACATAAAGATATATAAAAATTCTACCATACTTTTACTTGATAGAATACAGGATCCGCAAAATTTTGGTGCTATCATAAGAACGGCAGAGTGTGTAGGCATCTCTAGCATAATTATCCCTGAGTACGGGGCGGCAGATATTACAGATACGGTAATATCTGTTTCATCCGGTGCAATTTTTCATGTAAAAATTGCAAAAGTAACGAATCTTGTCCGTGCCATTGATTATCTGAAAAAACATAATGTTTGGATTGTAGGTACAGACCCTGGTGCTAAAACAATTTATTATGATATGGATTATAAAAATCTGCCATTTGCTATCATAATGGGCAATGAAGGAGAAGGAATTAGAGAAGGGATTAGAAAAAAATGTGATTATCTTGTTTCTATTCCGATGCGCGGCAAGGTAAGCTCGTTAAATGTATCTGTTGCAACAGGTATCGTGTTATTTAGGTTGATGGAAGAAAAAGCAAAGAACAGTGAATATAAATGAGTTGATCAGAAAGGCCCAAAAAAGGGATAGGGACGCAATGAACGAGATTCTTCATATTTATTCCCCGTTTGTTAAGAAAATTGTGCGCTATTATTCCATTATTTTGAATAGAGAAGATAGAGAAGATCTTTTTATCGACGGGCTGATGGGACTTTATCGGGCAGTAAATAATTTTAATTTTGATAAAGGGAAAAATTTTGACGATTTTGCGTATGTATCAGTAAAAAATGCTGTATTAGATTACCTTAGAAAGAGAAAAGAAGTTTGTACCGTTCCTTTTGATT encodes the following:
- the rlmB gene encoding 23S rRNA (guanosine(2251)-2'-O)-methyltransferase RlmB yields the protein MKNKDKAKKDQFIVGKRAVLEALRVQYPVKVLVIERSKAENRDEIMRNIYRLAKRQDIKILERDESWFRRRFHVLNPQGVVGVGDPYKFAEIEDIKIYKNSTILLLDRIQDPQNFGAIIRTAECVGISSIIIPEYGAADITDTVISVSSGAIFHVKIAKVTNLVRAIDYLKKHNVWIVGTDPGAKTIYYDMDYKNLPFAIIMGNEGEGIREGIRKKCDYLVSIPMRGKVSSLNVSVATGIVLFRLMEEKAKNSEYK
- a CDS encoding sigma-70 family RNA polymerase sigma factor, giving the protein MNINELIRKAQKRDRDAMNEILHIYSPFVKKIVRYYSIILNREDREDLFIDGLMGLYRAVNNFNFDKGKNFDDFAYVSVKNAVLDYLRKRKEVCTVPFDFTVFTVDGEEESILLKQDLESFAKRLSLFEKDVFLLFIKGYKIRDISNKLDRSYKSVDNALQRIKKRLRKSPFSS